TCGAGAAGATCCTGCTGCGCTCGATGACGCTGCCGCCCATCCTCTCGGATGCCATCTCCAAAAAGCTCGAGGCCGAGCAGCAGGCCGAGCAGATGAAGTTCGTCCTGGACCGCGAGCGCCAAGAGGCCGACCGCAAGCGCGTCGAAGCCGAGGGCATCGCCGATTTTCAAAAGAAGGTGGCGGACGGACTCACCGAGGCCTACCTCAAGTGGAAGGGCATCGAGGCGACGCAGAAGCTCGCGGAGAGCGGAAATTCGAAGGTCGTGATCATCGGCGCCGGCCAATCCGGCCTGCCGGTGATCCTGGGCAGCGATACGGCTCAAGGGCGGTAGGGGATGTAGGGAGCGTCGAACTATGAATCCGAAAAATCGGGCTTTGGGTTTCGTGGTAGCGGCCGTGCTCTGCTTGGGTTTTGCCCCCCTCGCCGCGGCGGAGGAGATCGTCGTGGACGGCCTCGCGGCCTCGGAAGTCGGCGCCTTCCCGAAAAATTGGAAGACCTACCCCTTCCACTACGGCAAGGCCGAGAAGGTCTACAAAGTGGCGGAGGAAAACGGCCGCAAGATCCTGCGCGCCGACGATTCCCAAGATATCTCGGTGCCGATCTTTAAGGACTTCGCTTGGGACATTGCGAAGTATCCTTACCTCAAATTCCGCTGGCGCGCGCAGAAGATCCCCGCCGGCTCGCGCGAAACCAGCCCCGCGACCAACGACAGCGCCTGCGCGGTTTACGTGGGCTTCGGGCGGACCTCGGCGCTCAAGTACGTGTGGAGCGCCTCGCTGGGCGAGGGCTCCTACTGGGCGAAGAACCCCGGGAAATTCTACATCATCGCCAAACAAAACGGCTCGGGATCCGTCGGCCGTTGGACCGAAGAAACGGTCTCGGTGAAGGAAGACTACCAAAAGTATTTCGGCAGGCCGCTCGAGAAGAAGCCTTCCGGCATCGGGGTGATGACCGACGGCAACGCCACGCACCAGCCCGCGGCCTGCGACTACGCCGATTTCCGTATCGCCACCGGGCCCTAAGCCTAGGACACCAGGCGGTCGATCGACTCGCGCACGCCGTAGGCCACCGGGATTTCCCCCGCATCTCCCCCGCCCTCAAAAAAAGCGTCAGGATTTCCCGGCTCCTCGTAGCCGGCGCGTCCACGGCTTGAGGCAGGCCGGCGCGACGGCGCCGGTTGGTTGCGCTTCAGCGAGACGCGGCGGATCAGTTCCCAGCGCGCCTGAATGAAGAGGTGACGCAGCGCCTCGCGCTCCGGGCCCGAGGCGGCGAGGTAACGCGACAGGCTCTCTTCCACTCGCTTCTGCAGGGCCTGGCGGCCGCCGTGCAGAGGGTAGAGGCGCGCCGGGGCCGCGAAGGCGGGCAGGCCCCCGGGCTTAAGGTAGCCCTCCAGGAGCTCCGCGACGACTTTCTTGATCCGTTGCGTCTTGCCCGCGAGCAGATATTGCAGGGTGCTCAGGCTGAAGTGGAATTCGCGCGCTTTGAGGTCGGTCTGCAGCTGCAGGGCGATCTGCCGCCGGGTCAGCCCGGGCGCGGCCTGCAGCAGGCGCTCGACTTGGCCGGGAACGGCCTCCGCCGCGACGTATTGGCTCCACTCGAGGGAGGCGCCGCCTGCGGAGCGCACGAAATCGGCGACCTTGTCCTCGGCGTCGAGGCCGTCGGCCTCCAGCAATTCCTGCAGGGTATCGACGATCACCTTGCGGGTCTTGTGGGTCTTGCCCTCGAGGACCGACTGCAGCGAGCTTAGGTGGTAGGCGTAGCCCTTCTCCTGCAGCCGCTGCTGCAGGCGCAGGGCGAGCTGGCGCTTGGAGAGGCCGCGATGCTTCAGCAGGTAGGCATCGGCATAGTGCGACAGATCGCCGACCTCGATTTTCTGAACCTCCTGCTTACCCGACCCCTCGGCGGCCTCGAGATAGGTCTCGACCGCGGCCCTATCCGCGAGCCCTTCGGCGAGGAAATAGCCGAGCAGCTCTTCCTCGAGCACCTTGCGCACCTTTTGGGTCTTGCCGGAGAGGGCGGCCTGCAGGGTTTCCAGGCCGATGGAGAGGCCCTTGGCCTTGAGGCTGGCGCCCAGCTGCAGGGCCAGCTTGCGGCGGCTCAGGCCCTTGTGGCGAAAGAGGTAACCGTCCGCCATCTGGTGCAGAAAGGCGGGGGGCACGTAGAGCGAATCGTCCTGGCTTTTGGCGAGGGCGCTCTTCTCCTGAGCGAAGTTTTCCAGCAGGGATTTCTTGCCGGGGATGGGGTGTTCCTCGAGCCAGTGCAGGAGGGATTTCTCCAGCGGCTCGGGGATATATTCGATGCTGCCCAAGAGCTGCCGCTTCAAGGTGCGGGGATGGTAGTGCAGTCCTTGGCCCTCGAGCGATTGGGACAGGGCGCGGATCAGCTCGGGCTGCCGCGGGGCGCGGGGGGTCCGAAGCAGGCCCCGATAGAGATTTTGCAAGGGGGCCCCGAAGACCTTGACGGCCGGAGGTTCCACGAGCGCCTTCTTTTCCATAACACCCTCTTTTCTGACATTTACTTCTAAATGATAATAATTATTATCTACTAGCAAAACCAGTCATAAACTGTCAAGTTAGAGGGGCGAATTCAAAGAATTTTGTACGGAAAAAATCGTCGCAATTTTCTTTGGGAATTGACGATAAAGGCTTGAGTTCTCTAAGATAAATAAATAAAACAGGCGTCGAATAGCGACGAGTTTACCCAATGAAAATGTCCGTTCTAGAAGAGAAGCTTCGGCAGAAGAGTCTCAAGATCACCCCCCAAAGGCTCGAGATCCTTCGAGCTGTGCAGCACCAT
This portion of the Deltaproteobacteria bacterium PRO3 genome encodes:
- a CDS encoding DUF3047 domain-containing protein, which gives rise to MNPKNRALGFVVAAVLCLGFAPLAAAEEIVVDGLAASEVGAFPKNWKTYPFHYGKAEKVYKVAEENGRKILRADDSQDISVPIFKDFAWDIAKYPYLKFRWRAQKIPAGSRETSPATNDSACAVYVGFGRTSALKYVWSASLGEGSYWAKNPGKFYIIAKQNGSGSVGRWTEETVSVKEDYQKYFGRPLEKKPSGIGVMTDGNATHQPAACDYADFRIATGP